In Bacteroidota bacterium, the sequence ACGAAAATAGAAAAAAACATAATAAATAACAATTGGACAAATGTCCTAATAGTAAATGATCGGTTCTCTCCTTTTAGGGAATGTTCATGTGAAAACTGCGGGGACGAGTTACCTTGAGGCACTAAGAACAATCGCAAAGGTCGAACCGGAGCTACTTCACGAAATCCTTTCCTTCGCTTGTGGACAATATGAGGAAGATAGAAAATCATACCATGTAACAGGTAGTCTTGATAAAGTTCCCGATCCTCAAAAATGCACGCGTCAAGAACTTTTAGATCTATTCGAACAACACGATACCAGACAAATACTTCATGTTACGTTTGGTAAGGTACTTACGACAAAAAATAATAATGGAAGTTATTTGTTTAAAAATAGATTGATGACGTGTTTGAATCAGAACGAAGATGTTCATTATGAGACAATAATCAATCACTTTAGAAAA encodes:
- a CDS encoding tagaturonate epimerase family protein codes for the protein MIGSLLLGNVHVKTAGTSYLEALRTIAKVEPELLHEILSFACGQYEEDRKSYHVTGSLDKVPDPQKCTRQELLDLFEQHDTRQILHVTFGKVLTTKNNNGSYLFKNRLMTCLNQNEDVHYETIINHFRKHLDPFKK